Proteins encoded within one genomic window of Bombina bombina isolate aBomBom1 chromosome 1, aBomBom1.pri, whole genome shotgun sequence:
- the THRA gene encoding thyroid hormone receptor alpha isoform X1, translating into MTEGDKKDREIKNAPSILKASIWAHFGFYEHTGKHELDKTHAVCKACHTKIKYLGNTTNLRNHVRRFHSEMLTPAAAASATAKEITRLAEAHQPRIDAMLSTLPPNSEKGKRITKAVATFIAKDLRPYSVVENLGFRNLLKTLEPRYKIPSRNHLTENVIPALYHETKAQVIASMSQASRVAITCDSWTSVTTESYVTVTAHYVSKDWKILSHVLQTRAVYESHTGSHLAELLSRVVEEWQLSDKSVVLVTDNASNMIVAAQVGKFPHVKCFGHTLNLASQRALKVATLSRLLGRVRRISTFFHRSTTANHCLKEKQKCLCLKNHKLITDVTTRWNSSYDMVERFLEQQPAICATLLSPEVRKSESDLCTLNETDVSNAEDAVSALKPMKDATTLMSEERNPTVSLIAPLNAQLLQNMTGTMGDTPMIHEIKNAIKTDLLKRYSSEAEKKILYTASALDPRFKGLPFILTEEERLEIYRGVTEEAASLEIECTSTVTSRRTNVDEVPLPEGKETLEEESPIEEDNPSPPKRKSTSLLMTLLGQSFTDTEGTIEPKTPYAKAEEEIEKYCKAPSLPLTEDPLKWWHVHEVIFPLLSHLSKRYLCIPGTSVSAERVFSTAGDVVTAKRSTLKPEHVDQLVFLQKNLHIP; encoded by the exons atgacagagggagacaaaaaagatagagagataaaaaatgcacctagcattttaaaagcaagcatctgggcacattttggattttatgaacatactggaaagcacgaattggacaagacacacgcggtttgtaaagcctgtcacacaaaaattaaatacctagggaatactactaacttgagaaatcacgttagacgttttcactctgagatgctaacccctgccgctgccgccagtgccactgccaaggaaataacaagactagctgaagctcatcagccaagaattgatgcaatgctgtcaactttgccacccaactctgaaaaagggaagagaataaccaaagctgtggcaactttcatagcgaaggacctacggccttactctgttgtggaaaaccttgggtttcgcaacctgttgaagacactagagccacgttataagatcccgtcacgcaatcacttaacagaaaacgttatacctgcactctaccacgaaacaaaagctcaggtaattgcatcaatgagccaagccagtcgagtcgcaataacgtgtgattcatggacttcagtcacgacggagtcttatgtaacagtaactgcacattacgttagcaaggactggaagatcttgtcgcatgtgctgcaaacgagagcagtttatgagtctcacacgggttctcatctggcggagctactgtctcgtgtcgtggaagaatggcagctgtccgataaatctgtagtgcttgtgaccgacaatgcgtcgaacatgattgttgctgctcaagttggaaaattccctcatgtaaaatgcttcggccatacactgaatctcgcatcccagcgggcgctgaaagtggccacgctctccaggcttttaggcagagtgcgacgaatatcaacattttttcaccgcagcactacagcaaaccactgtctgaaagaaaaacagaaatgtctttgcctgaagaatcataagctgataactgatgtgacaacaaggtggaacagctcatatgacatggtcgagaggttcctagaacagcaacctgcaatctgtgccacattgttgtctccagaagtcagaaaaagtgagtcagatctctgcactctcaacgaaacagatgtgtcaaatgcagaggatgctgtgagtgcattaaagccaatgaaagatgcaaccacactgatgtcagaagagcgcaatccaactgtttctctcattgcccctctaaatgcacaactgctccagaacatgacaggcaccatgggagacacacccatgatccatgagatcaagaatgccataaaaacagatctcctgaagaggtacagcagtgaggcagagaagaagatactttatacagcctctgccctggatcctcgttttaagggactgccttttattctcacagaggaggagagattggagatatacagaggagtgactgaggaggctgcatccttggag attgagtgtactagtacagttacatctaggaggacaaacgtggatgaagtgccactgcctgagggaaaagaaactctggaagaagaatcacccatcgaggaggataacccttctcctcccaaaagaaagtcaacatcgctgctcatgactttgctgggacagtctttcactgacactgaaggtacaatagaacccaagaccccctatgccaaggctgaagaggaaatagagaaatattgtaaagccccatctctgcctctcactgaagaccctttgaaatggtggcatgtacatgaggtcatatttcccctcctctctcatttgtcaaagcgatacttgtgtatcccaggtacaagcgtgtctgcagagcgggttttctccactgcaggagatgtggtaacggcaaaaagaagcaccctcaaaccagagcatgtggatcaactagtgttcttacagaaaaacctacatattccataa